A genomic segment from Gorilla gorilla gorilla isolate KB3781 chromosome 3, NHGRI_mGorGor1-v2.1_pri, whole genome shotgun sequence encodes:
- the CLRN2 gene encoding clarin-2: protein MPGWFKKAWYGLASLLSFSSFILIIVALVVPHWLSGKILCQTGVDLVNATDRELVKFIGDIYYGLFRGCKVRQCGLGGRQSQFTIFPHLVKELNAGLHVMILLLLFLALALALVSMGFAILNMIQVPYRAVNGPGGICLWNVLAGGIVALAITSFVAAVKFHDLTERIANFQEKLFQFVVVEEQYEESFWMCVASASAHAANLVVVAISQIPLPEIKTKIEEATVTAEDILY from the exons ATGCCTGGATGGTTCAAAAAGGCGTGGTATGGGCTGGCGTCTTTACTGAGCTTCTCCTCCTTCATCCTGATCATCGTTGCCCTGGTAGTGCCCCACTGGCTGAGTGGGAAAATCCTTTGTCAGACTGGAGTGGATCTGGTCAACGCCACAGACAGAGAGCTGGTCAAGTTCATTGGGGACATTTACTACGGGCTCTTCCGAGGGTGTAAGGTGCGGCAGTGTGGGCTCGGGGGCCGCCAGTCCCAATTCACGA TCTTCCCACACCTGGTGAAGGAGCTCAACGCAGGCCTTCATGTGATGATTCTGCTGCTCCTATTCCTGGCCTTGGCCCTGGCTCTGGTCAGCATGGGCTTTGCCATTCTTAACATGATCCAGGTCCCGTACCGGGCAGTCAACGGTCCTGGGGGCATCTGCCTATGGAATGTCCTGGCAG GCGGCATCGTGGCGTTAGCCATCACCAGCTTCGTGGCTGCGGTGAAATTTCACGACCTGACGGAACGAATCGCCAACTTTCAGGAGAAGCTCTTCCAGTTTGTGGTGGTGGAAGAACAGTATGAAGAGTCGTTTTGGATGTGCGTGGCCAGCGCTTCGGCCCATGCTGCAAACTTGGTCGTGGTGGCGATCAGTCAAATTCCCCTCCCTGAGATTAAGACCAAAATCGAAGAGGCCACGGTCACAGCTGAGGATATCTTGTATTAA